Proteins co-encoded in one Sparus aurata chromosome 18, fSpaAur1.1, whole genome shotgun sequence genomic window:
- the LOC115568547 gene encoding uncharacterized protein LOC115568547: MELFEVCPVCRRVSDVQTRRIGTFLSVEQTYPHCQFFRKWDSQPILGSTPAGNLQLSAAVYTTGASFFKLEKIFRAMQLKMFQYDTFRRHARTYIEPAIIHTWKTVQDSMMEQLSQQESVILGGNLRADSPGHSAKFGSYSMMDLRSNTIIDIQLVQSNEVGGSYHMEKEGLKRSLALLEARGVALDSIVTDRHPQIQKFLREANVTQYYDVWHMEKGLSKKLVKIAQSKDCEKLKKWLRSIKNHVYWTAASSTSGPERVAKWTSILNHVQDIHTHEEPVFPKCLHPTRTSRDKSKWLTAGTPAFCRLEKVLTNKRVLKDVGKLSPHFQISLLEAFHSVILRFAPKNVVFPFLGMLCRLYLAALHFNENTDRPQATTSAGEPLFRLHFPKWKKGECTAKPVKEQPTFHYVDDILDLVFEKVFQDPGSFADEVLKISIPEALSAQLETPDKKEVIDRYVTRFSQGPV, translated from the exons ATGGAGCTGTTTGAGGTATGCCCTGTCTGTCGGCGTGTTTCAGACGTGCAGACAAGAAGGATAGGCACTTTCCTCTCTGTAGAACAGACATACCCACATTGTCAGTTCTTCAGAAAATGGGACAGCCAGCCAATTCTGGGAAGCACACCTGCAGGAAACCTCCAGCTATCAGCTGCAGTATACACCACGGGTGCATCTTTCTTCAAACTTGAAAAG atcttCCGGGCAATGCAGCTGAAGATGTTTCAGTATGACACTTTTCGCCGTCATGCACGGACGTATATAGAGCCTGCCATCATACACACATGGAAGACTGTGCAGGACAGCATGATGGAGCAGCTTAGTCAGCAGGAGAGTGTCATCCTAGGTGGCAACTTAAGAGCTGACTCACCAG gCCACTCTGCAAAGTTTGGCAGTTACTCAATGATGGACCTGAGGAGCAACACTATTATTGACATACAGCTGGTTCAG AGCAACGAAGTTGGTGGAAGTTATCACATGGAGAAAGAAGGTCTGAAGAGGAGCCTTGCTCTCTTGGAGGCACGTGGTGTTGCATTGGACAGCATTGTCACAGACCGTCACCCTCAGATCCAGAAGTTCCTGAGGGAGGCCAACGTGACACAGTACTACGATGTCTGGCACATGGAAAAAG gACTGTCCAAGAAACTGGTCAAGATAGCCCAGAGCAAAGACTGCGAGAAGCTGAAGAAGTGGCTTCGCAGCATAAAGAACCATGTGTACTGGACAGCAGCCTCCTCTACGTCAGGGCCAGAGAGAGTAGCAAAATGGACGTCCATTCTGAACCACGTCCAGGACATCCACACCCACGAAGAACCTGTTTTCCCCAAGTGTTTGCATCCAACCCGCACTTCAAGGGACAAGAGCAAGTGGTTGACAGCAG GAACACCAGCCTTCTGCAGACTGGAGAAAGTGCTGACCAACAAGAGAGTTCTCAAAGATGTGGGGAAGCTTAGCCCTCATTTCCAAATATCATTGTTGGAGGCTTTTCATAGCGTCATTCTACGCTTTGCGCCCAAGAATgttgtctttccttttcttgGAATGCTGTGCAG ACTATACCTGGCGGCCCTGCActtcaatgaaaacacagaccGTCCACAGGCAACAACCTCAGCTGGTGAGCCACTGTTCAGGCTTCATTTTCCAAAGTGGAAGAAAGGAGAATGCACTGCAAAGCCAGTGAAGGAGCAACCAACCTTCC ATTACGTGGATGACATCTTGGACCtggtgtttgagaaggttttTCAGGACCCTGGTTCATTCGCAGATGAGGTTTTGAAGATCTCCATTCCTGAGGCGCTCTCTGCGCAGTTAGAAACGCCGGACAAGAAGGAGGTGATAGACCGCTATGTGACAAGGTTCAGTCAAGGGCCGGTCTGA